One Candidatus Binatia bacterium DNA window includes the following coding sequences:
- the gnfM gene encoding acetoacetate metabolism regulatory protein AtoC: MKARILVVDDDPLICEQVVSFCTEAGYEAAAAYAPEPAKELVSRERFDLAVVDLKLPGMDGVALMRELRSRAPWMDIVMITGHGSIRGAVEAIRQGASDYVTKPFEKEEILLAAERVLERRRLEDEVQFLRRQLEEHSFANMVSRNRAMLEIFATVRLLADSDLTVLVTGESGTGKELVARALHYQGKRRGGRFVAVNCAALPEQLMESELFGYERGAFTGATGERVGKIEWASGGTLFLDEVESMPLSMQAKLLRVLEERAVERLGGNRRIPVDMRVVAASNRDLESAVRAGQMREDFYYRINVVPVRIPPLRERPEDIPLLAANFLNHHPFAKEKGIRHVSDRALAKMLRYSWPGNVRELFNVLERALLRARGNAIEDVDLPEDRDDGPPAALANDGNFALPLRAYLRDAERRYLEHLLEKFGGAVSRGARHAAVDQATLHRKLKAHGLRPSEYRGKNKSKASA; this comes from the coding sequence GTGAAGGCCCGCATCCTGGTCGTGGACGACGATCCCCTCATCTGCGAACAGGTCGTGTCCTTCTGTACGGAGGCGGGTTACGAGGCCGCCGCGGCCTATGCTCCGGAGCCGGCGAAGGAGCTCGTGTCGCGGGAGAGGTTCGACCTGGCCGTCGTGGACCTGAAACTTCCGGGCATGGACGGCGTGGCTCTCATGCGGGAACTCCGATCCCGGGCGCCGTGGATGGACATCGTCATGATCACCGGCCACGGCAGCATCCGCGGCGCCGTGGAGGCGATCCGGCAGGGGGCGAGCGACTACGTGACCAAGCCGTTCGAGAAGGAAGAGATCCTGCTCGCCGCCGAGAGGGTCCTCGAGCGGCGCCGGCTCGAGGACGAGGTCCAGTTTCTCCGCCGTCAGCTCGAAGAGCACTCCTTCGCGAACATGGTGTCGCGGAACCGCGCGATGCTCGAGATCTTCGCGACGGTGCGGCTGCTGGCCGACAGCGATCTCACGGTCCTCGTCACGGGCGAATCCGGCACCGGCAAAGAGCTCGTCGCCCGCGCACTCCACTACCAGGGGAAACGCCGGGGCGGTCGCTTCGTGGCCGTCAACTGCGCCGCTCTGCCGGAGCAGTTGATGGAAAGCGAGCTTTTCGGCTACGAGCGGGGAGCCTTCACGGGGGCGACCGGGGAGAGGGTGGGGAAGATCGAGTGGGCGAGCGGGGGGACGCTCTTCCTCGACGAGGTGGAAAGCATGCCCCTCAGCATGCAAGCCAAGCTGCTGCGGGTCCTCGAAGAGAGGGCCGTCGAGCGGCTCGGTGGCAACCGACGAATTCCCGTGGACATGCGCGTCGTCGCCGCGAGCAACCGAGACCTCGAGAGCGCGGTACGAGCCGGACAAATGCGAGAGGACTTCTACTACCGCATCAACGTGGTCCCCGTCCGGATTCCCCCGCTCCGCGAGCGTCCCGAGGACATTCCGCTGCTGGCCGCGAATTTCCTGAACCACCATCCCTTCGCGAAAGAAAAGGGGATCCGCCACGTCTCGGACCGGGCGCTCGCGAAGATGCTCCGCTATTCCTGGCCGGGCAACGTGCGCGAGCTCTTCAACGTGCTCGAACGGGCTCTTCTGCGCGCGCGGGGCAACGCGATCGAGGACGTGGACCTGCCCGAGGACCGCGACGACGGCCCGCCGGCAGCGCTGGCGAACGACGGGAATTTCGCCTTGCCGCTCCGGGCGTACCTCCGGGACGCGGAACGCCGGTATCTCGAGCATCTGCTCGAGAAGTTCGGCGGCGCCGTCAGTCGGGGTGCACGCCACGCGGCCGTGGATCAGGCGACGTTGCACCGCAAGCTCAAGGCCCACGGCTTGCGTCCGAGCGAGTACCGGGGCAAGAACAAAAGCAAGGCGTCCGCCTGA
- a CDS encoding acetoacetate metabolism regulatory protein AtoC translates to MHKAKVLIVDDELSVRESLRMVLKQKFEPVPAASGEEALAVLSREDIPVVLLDILMPGMDGIEVLEKIRSLRPATQVVMVTATKTVKTAVQAMKLGAADYVTKPFDVDELELIVERALRQWQLLQEVEELRDQVGRRYRFENIVAHSGKMQAILKTVSMVAPLKTTVLLTGESGTGKEVIARALHYNSPRAKRNFVVINCAAIPEQLLESELFGHERGAFTDAHAKKLGQFEHAHQGTIFLDEIGEMSPALQAKLLRVLEQGTFTRVGGDHPVQVDVRVVAATNRDLARAIEEGTFRADLYYRLNVVSIHLPPLRERREDIAPLIRHFLDQKSRELGVEPKTFAPESLDLLLQYSWPGNVRELENLIERVLVLSPGPVIGPSDLPEYVVRGPQRIHPAQQCVLRGEMSLAEAVEKFEGELIRAALAQTNYNQTRAAELLGTTRRILKYKMDKLGLTQQPEARDEDREEAVEAPQDQSS, encoded by the coding sequence ATGCACAAGGCAAAAGTCCTGATCGTGGACGACGAGCTGAGCGTCCGCGAGTCGCTCCGCATGGTGCTCAAGCAGAAATTCGAACCCGTTCCGGCGGCGAGCGGCGAGGAAGCCCTGGCCGTCCTCTCGCGAGAGGACATACCGGTCGTTCTGCTCGACATCCTCATGCCGGGAATGGACGGGATCGAGGTGCTCGAAAAGATCCGCTCGCTCAGGCCCGCCACCCAGGTCGTCATGGTGACGGCGACCAAGACGGTCAAGACGGCCGTCCAGGCCATGAAGCTCGGCGCCGCCGACTACGTCACGAAACCGTTCGACGTGGACGAGCTCGAGCTGATCGTCGAGCGCGCGCTGCGGCAGTGGCAGCTCCTGCAGGAAGTCGAGGAACTGCGGGACCAGGTGGGGCGACGTTATCGCTTCGAGAACATCGTCGCGCACTCGGGCAAGATGCAGGCGATCCTCAAGACGGTCTCCATGGTGGCCCCGCTCAAGACCACCGTCCTGCTCACCGGGGAGAGCGGGACGGGCAAGGAGGTCATCGCCCGAGCCCTCCATTACAACAGCCCCCGCGCCAAACGGAACTTCGTGGTCATCAACTGCGCCGCGATCCCCGAACAGCTTCTGGAAAGCGAGCTTTTCGGGCACGAGCGCGGGGCGTTCACGGACGCCCACGCCAAAAAGCTCGGCCAGTTCGAGCACGCGCACCAGGGCACGATCTTTCTCGACGAGATCGGAGAAATGAGCCCGGCACTCCAGGCCAAATTGCTGCGCGTGCTCGAACAGGGCACGTTCACGCGCGTGGGTGGGGACCACCCCGTGCAGGTCGACGTCCGGGTCGTGGCAGCCACCAACCGGGACCTCGCGCGCGCCATCGAGGAAGGCACGTTCCGCGCGGACCTCTACTACCGCCTCAACGTGGTTTCCATCCACCTCCCCCCGCTGCGCGAGCGGCGCGAGGACATCGCCCCGCTCATCCGCCACTTCCTCGACCAGAAATCCCGCGAACTCGGCGTCGAGCCGAAAACCTTCGCTCCCGAAAGCCTCGACCTCCTGCTCCAGTACTCCTGGCCCGGGAACGTGCGCGAGCTGGAAAACTTGATCGAACGCGTTCTCGTCCTTTCCCCCGGCCCCGTGATCGGGCCTTCCGACCTGCCCGAGTACGTCGTCCGGGGCCCCCAGCGCATCCATCCGGCGCAACAGTGCGTCCTGCGCGGCGAGATGAGCCTGGCCGAAGCGGTGGAAAAGTTCGAAGGAGAACTGATCCGCGCCGCGCTGGCCCAGACGAACTACAACCAGACGCGCGCCGCGGAGCTCCTCGGTACCACGCGTCGCATCCTGAAGTACAAGATGGACAAGCTCGGACTGACCCAGCAGCCCGAAGCGCGCGACGAGGACCGGGAGGAGGCGGTGGAAGCCCCGCAGGACCAGAGCTCCTAG
- a CDS encoding hybrid sensor histidine kinase/response regulator produces the protein MPEPGTLLIVDDERGPMESLRMIFKPYYKIFTADSGARALEIVQREPIDVVTLDLRMPGMSGIEVMQEIKSRDPDIEVIIVTGYSSLETAIRGLRYRAFDYISKPFDVHDIMDLVERALAQRRSRLRLRKAKEDFLANLSHELRTPLSAIIGYSDILSEELQRQLSPDLRQALERIQANSQELLQLIENVLFLNSLEGGDVGARIEMVDVRALAERVVLRFQPAAAKKGIELAVQGAASGLPFPTDPGHFERLLGALLDNAVKFSDRGPVVVRLERQSNGDLWLQVVDSGIGMTREELEQVVQGLSQADPSNTRRYRGLGLGLRTANRLAELLGGALHIQSEKGRGTVASVHLPLRVAQDVRATSH, from the coding sequence ATGCCGGAGCCCGGAACCTTGCTGATCGTGGACGACGAGCGCGGGCCGATGGAGTCCCTGCGGATGATCTTCAAGCCCTACTACAAGATTTTCACCGCGGACAGCGGAGCCCGGGCGCTCGAAATCGTGCAGCGAGAGCCCATCGACGTGGTGACGCTGGATCTCCGCATGCCGGGAATGTCCGGCATCGAAGTGATGCAGGAAATCAAGAGTCGGGACCCCGACATCGAAGTCATCATCGTGACGGGCTACAGCTCCCTCGAAACCGCGATCCGGGGGCTCCGGTATCGCGCGTTCGACTACATCTCGAAGCCTTTCGACGTCCACGACATCATGGACCTGGTCGAGCGCGCACTCGCGCAGCGACGAAGTCGCTTGCGGCTTCGCAAGGCGAAAGAAGACTTCCTCGCCAACCTCTCGCACGAACTTCGCACGCCGCTCAGCGCCATCATCGGTTACAGCGATATCCTGAGCGAAGAACTGCAGCGCCAACTGAGCCCCGACCTGCGACAGGCTCTCGAGAGAATCCAGGCGAACTCCCAGGAACTGCTGCAACTCATCGAAAACGTCCTGTTCCTGAACTCGCTCGAGGGCGGCGACGTCGGAGCGCGCATCGAGATGGTCGACGTCCGAGCCCTGGCCGAACGCGTGGTCCTGCGTTTCCAGCCGGCAGCCGCGAAAAAGGGCATCGAACTCGCCGTCCAGGGAGCGGCTTCGGGGCTTCCCTTCCCCACCGACCCGGGACACTTCGAACGACTCCTCGGCGCGCTGCTCGACAACGCCGTCAAGTTCAGCGACCGGGGCCCTGTCGTCGTCCGGCTCGAACGGCAGTCGAACGGCGACCTCTGGCTGCAGGTCGTGGACTCGGGCATCGGGATGACCCGGGAAGAACTCGAACAGGTCGTCCAGGGCCTCTCCCAGGCGGATCCTTCGAACACCCGCCGCTACCGGGGACTCGGGCTCGGACTTCGCACGGCCAACCGACTGGCGGAGCTTCTCGGAGGAGCGCTCCACATCCAGAGCGAAAAGGGCCGCGGCACCGTCGCGAGCGTCCACCTTCCCCTCCGCGTCGCCCAGGATGTCCGCGCGACCTCCCATTGA
- a CDS encoding 7,8-didemethyl-8-hydroxy-5-deazariboflavin synthase subunit CofH: MNVAALRSFVLDAPDVETALGRASRRVRSVLERALAGRRPSVEEIEVLLGTEGEDLRALLRVADEIRATDVGPEVTYVVNRNINFTNVCFVGCQFCAFARHRRDPDARTDSLERVLEKVAEAVDRGATEICMQGGINPDLDPYHYRDLLVAIKRRFPRIHIHAFSPMEILYGARRTGLSFRDYLAMLREAGLDTIPGTAAEILDDEVREILSHKKVDVRTWVEIVTTAHELGIPSTSTIMYGHIETPAHVARHLDLLRRIQERTGGFTELVPLRFIHTYTALYQKGLVDPPPKGLVDLRMYGVCRVAMRGLVQNLQTSWVKLGIPLAQLSLAAGCNDFGGTLMEEQISKSAGADAGEYLPEEEIRKLVAEMGRIPVQRTTTYGRIERPSEDRSAGRGGRSSAVLEGALFAR, translated from the coding sequence ATGAACGTCGCAGCACTGCGTTCTTTCGTCCTCGACGCACCCGACGTGGAAACCGCACTCGGCCGCGCTTCGCGTCGGGTCCGTTCGGTCCTCGAGCGGGCGCTCGCGGGCCGGAGGCCGAGCGTGGAGGAAATCGAGGTCCTGCTCGGGACCGAGGGCGAGGATCTCAGGGCCCTTCTACGGGTCGCCGACGAGATCCGCGCCACCGACGTCGGTCCCGAAGTCACCTACGTCGTCAACCGCAACATCAACTTCACGAACGTGTGCTTCGTCGGCTGCCAGTTCTGCGCCTTCGCCCGGCATCGGCGCGACCCCGACGCGCGCACCGACTCCCTCGAACGCGTTCTCGAGAAAGTCGCCGAAGCGGTGGACCGCGGAGCCACCGAGATTTGCATGCAAGGCGGGATCAACCCCGACCTGGACCCTTACCACTACCGCGACCTGCTCGTGGCCATCAAACGGCGCTTCCCGCGGATCCACATCCACGCTTTCTCCCCGATGGAGATTCTCTACGGCGCGCGCCGCACCGGACTTTCTTTCCGCGACTACCTCGCCATGCTGCGCGAGGCCGGGCTCGACACGATCCCGGGGACCGCGGCGGAAATTCTCGACGACGAAGTTCGCGAGATCCTGAGCCACAAGAAGGTCGACGTCCGGACCTGGGTGGAGATCGTCACGACCGCGCACGAGCTCGGTATCCCGTCGACCTCGACGATCATGTACGGGCACATCGAAACTCCGGCCCACGTCGCCCGCCACCTCGACCTGTTGCGGCGCATCCAGGAAAGAACCGGCGGGTTCACCGAACTCGTGCCCCTGCGCTTCATCCACACGTACACGGCCCTCTACCAGAAGGGCCTCGTCGATCCGCCGCCCAAGGGCCTCGTCGACCTCCGCATGTACGGTGTGTGCCGCGTGGCCATGCGGGGGCTCGTCCAGAACCTCCAGACCTCGTGGGTCAAACTCGGAATCCCCCTCGCCCAGCTCTCCCTCGCGGCGGGTTGCAACGACTTCGGCGGCACCCTCATGGAAGAACAGATCTCCAAGTCGGCGGGTGCCGACGCGGGCGAATACCTGCCCGAGGAAGAAATCCGGAAACTCGTCGCCGAGATGGGGAGAATTCCCGTACAACGGACCACCACCTATGGCCGTATCGAAAGACCGTCCGAGGATCGCAGTGCTGGCCGGGGGGGTCGGAGCAGCGCGGTTCTTGAGGGGGCTCTTTTCGCTCGTTGA
- a CDS encoding LPPG--FO 2-phospho-L-lactate transferase produces the protein MLAGGVGAARFLRGLFSLVDPRDATIIVNTADDDTFFGLHVSPDLDTVTYTLAGRAPLRRGWGIRGDTFFCLRALARFYGSPWFRLGDRDLATNLFRTERLRAGLTLAEVTHRIARAFGVRATVLPMTNDRVRTFVTTEGRGPLPFQEYLVRHRARGKVRKIEFRGSRSARPLPEVLRAIGEADAVLLPPSNPLVSIGPILSLRGVRRALRECRARVLGISPLVRGRALKGPAHRMLAGLGHEVSPVGVARLYADFLDVFFLDEEDEAEAPRVAELGIRPVVAPIRIASPRRARELARRVLEELSR, from the coding sequence GTGCTGGCCGGGGGGGTCGGAGCAGCGCGGTTCTTGAGGGGGCTCTTTTCGCTCGTTGACCCACGCGACGCGACGATCATCGTCAACACCGCGGACGACGACACCTTCTTCGGCCTCCACGTCTCCCCGGACCTCGACACCGTCACCTACACCCTGGCCGGTCGAGCTCCCCTCCGGCGGGGGTGGGGAATTCGCGGGGACACGTTCTTCTGCCTCCGAGCCCTCGCCCGGTTCTACGGAAGCCCCTGGTTCCGGCTCGGGGACCGGGACCTGGCGACGAATCTTTTTCGCACCGAACGACTCCGGGCCGGGCTCACGCTCGCCGAAGTCACGCACCGCATCGCGCGAGCCTTCGGGGTGCGGGCGACCGTCCTCCCGATGACGAACGACCGCGTCCGCACCTTCGTCACGACGGAAGGACGGGGCCCGCTTCCTTTCCAGGAATACCTCGTTCGCCACCGAGCCCGAGGCAAGGTCCGCAAGATCGAGTTCCGGGGCTCGCGCAGCGCGCGGCCCCTGCCCGAGGTGCTGCGCGCGATCGGCGAGGCCGACGCGGTTCTCCTTCCGCCGAGCAACCCGCTGGTCAGCATCGGGCCCATTCTCTCGCTCCGCGGCGTTCGTCGCGCCTTGCGGGAGTGCCGGGCACGCGTGCTCGGCATCAGTCCCCTCGTCCGCGGCCGTGCGCTGAAGGGTCCCGCCCACCGCATGCTCGCGGGACTCGGCCACGAGGTTTCGCCCGTCGGGGTCGCGCGACTCTACGCGGATTTTCTCGACGTCTTCTTCCTGGACGAAGAGGACGAAGCCGAGGCTCCCCGGGTCGCCGAGCTCGGAATCCGCCCCGTCGTGGCCCCGATCCGCATCGCGAGCCCGCGTCGCGCCCGCGAGCTGGCGCGACGGGTCCTCGAGGAGCTCTCGCGGTGA
- a CDS encoding F420-0--gamma-glutamyl ligase, protein MKELRLFPLSGLPPVVPGTDLGGLLLDALDRSGIEPEDGDIVVVCQKVVSKAEGRVVRLAEVEPSEFARILAREIGKDARILEVVLRETRRVVRMDRGHLIVETHHGWVCANAGVDESNAPESGSVVLLPEDADESARRIRDRVREASGKKVAVVVTDTFGRPWREGLVEFAIGVAGIAPLLDLRRRRDFTGRPLEHTVVAQVDAIAAAAGLLMRKDAGIPAVLLRGYEFRPAEESARRLVRRAEEDLFR, encoded by the coding sequence GTGAAAGAGCTGCGACTCTTTCCGCTCTCGGGTCTTCCTCCCGTCGTGCCCGGAACCGACCTCGGAGGACTTTTGCTCGACGCCCTCGATCGCTCGGGAATCGAGCCCGAGGACGGCGATATCGTGGTCGTCTGCCAGAAAGTCGTCTCGAAGGCCGAAGGGCGCGTCGTGCGGCTCGCGGAGGTCGAGCCTTCGGAGTTCGCCCGCATCCTCGCGCGCGAGATCGGCAAGGACGCCCGCATTCTCGAAGTCGTACTCCGGGAGACCCGCCGCGTCGTGCGGATGGACCGGGGCCACCTGATCGTGGAAACCCACCACGGCTGGGTCTGCGCCAACGCGGGAGTGGACGAATCCAACGCGCCCGAGTCCGGCTCCGTGGTCCTCCTTCCGGAGGACGCCGACGAGTCCGCCCGCCGGATTCGGGATCGGGTGCGGGAGGCGTCGGGCAAGAAGGTGGCCGTCGTCGTCACGGACACCTTCGGGCGCCCCTGGCGCGAGGGTCTCGTCGAGTTCGCCATCGGCGTCGCTGGCATCGCCCCCCTTCTGGACCTCCGACGGCGGCGAGATTTCACGGGCCGCCCGCTCGAGCACACCGTGGTGGCGCAGGTGGACGCCATCGCCGCAGCGGCGGGCCTCCTCATGCGCAAAGACGCCGGTATCCCCGCGGTCCTCCTCCGGGGGTACGAGTTCCGTCCGGCCGAAGAAAGCGCTCGGCGGCTCGTGCGCAGGGCCGAGGAAGACCTTTTCCGCTGA
- the gnfL gene encoding PAS domain-containing sensor histidine kinase, protein MGSPRTRTLARGNFRRKASPWTWEEVLRNLTDAVLLVGGDGIVLSCNPAAEDLLDLPQAHICGRPLREVLSSTPKVVRLVERSLGSGQSQTDARASLARRGGEIPVRVAVSPLLDEKDRVDGVALVLHDLRYERTLEEGNRRNEHLEKLATVVAGLAHELRNPLGGIRGAAQLLERLVLPSVPEARRYTDLIARETNRLSELVDELLTFGTLAPPRDGAVNIHRVLREVLELVSPARERGVAVLCEFDPSLPPVRGDERQLKQLFLNLVRNAIEAMEARGTLTLVTKMETDFHIVRPATGNSRFIRVEVRDTGPGIPTENLHRIFDPFFTTKPGGSGLGLAICEKIATAHGGGLSARNARNAGAVFVVNLPVARDVP, encoded by the coding sequence ATGGGATCGCCCCGCACGCGAACCCTTGCCCGCGGAAATTTCCGGCGCAAAGCCTCTCCCTGGACGTGGGAAGAGGTTCTCCGCAACCTGACGGACGCCGTCCTGCTCGTGGGCGGGGACGGGATCGTGCTTTCCTGCAACCCTGCCGCGGAAGACCTCCTCGACCTGCCCCAGGCCCACATCTGCGGGCGTCCTCTCCGAGAAGTGCTCTCGTCGACCCCGAAGGTCGTACGACTCGTCGAGCGGAGTCTCGGCTCCGGCCAGAGCCAGACCGACGCCCGAGCCTCGCTCGCCCGCCGTGGCGGCGAGATCCCCGTCCGGGTCGCCGTCTCCCCGCTTCTCGACGAGAAGGACCGGGTCGACGGCGTCGCGCTCGTCCTCCACGACCTTCGGTACGAGAGGACGCTCGAGGAAGGCAACCGGAGGAACGAACACCTCGAGAAGCTCGCGACGGTGGTTGCAGGGCTCGCCCACGAGCTGCGCAATCCCCTCGGCGGGATCCGGGGCGCCGCCCAGCTTCTCGAGCGACTGGTCCTGCCGAGCGTGCCCGAGGCAAGGCGCTACACGGACCTCATCGCCCGCGAGACGAACCGCCTTTCCGAGCTCGTCGACGAGCTCCTCACGTTCGGTACCCTCGCACCGCCCCGGGACGGGGCCGTCAACATCCACAGGGTCCTTCGAGAAGTACTCGAACTCGTGTCGCCTGCCCGCGAACGGGGGGTCGCCGTGCTCTGCGAATTCGACCCGAGCCTCCCCCCCGTGCGCGGCGACGAACGCCAACTCAAACAGCTCTTCTTGAACCTCGTCCGGAACGCGATCGAAGCCATGGAAGCGCGGGGCACGCTCACGCTCGTCACCAAGATGGAGACCGACTTTCACATCGTGCGTCCTGCGACCGGAAACTCGCGCTTCATCCGCGTCGAGGTCCGGGACACGGGTCCGGGGATCCCGACCGAGAACCTCCACCGGATCTTCGACCCCTTCTTCACGACCAAGCCCGGAGGGAGCGGGCTCGGGCTGGCGATCTGCGAGAAGATCGCCACGGCCCACGGCGGCGGCCTGAGCGCGAGGAACGCCCGAAACGCGGGAGCCGTTTTCGTCGTCAACCTGCCCGTGGCGAGGGACGTTCCATGA
- the gnfM gene encoding acetoacetate metabolism regulatory protein AtoC → MTPGRILVADDEESIRFVLEEAFRQEGFRVSTAADGEAALAALLAGEADAAFVDIRMPGLDGLELLRRLREAGRSLPVVVITAQDTMENAVEAMKQGAYDYLTKPFDLEKVCALARRALEVRHLARDLERLEREMRTRFSLGVGIVGRSSAMQEIYKAIGRLASTDVTVLLQGESGTGKELVAKAIHYHSRRWSGPFVPVNCAAVPRELLESELFGHEKGAFTGALETRVGKFEQAQGGTLFLDEIGEMPLELQTKLLRVLEDREVWRVGGRAPVSVDCRIVAATNLDLEKAVAAGRFRADLYYRLNVVPLKLPPLRERREDIPELVRYFVEKVNRELGLGVRGVSESAIRRLRARPWPGNVRELENTIVRAAVLAPGRTLTDEDFGFAEAPRPDYRDVPLDEVLRARFDALLEKAERGELEDTYRHVLHGIEKPLLARALERTGGNQLRAAALLGLNRNTLRKKMVELGLATQEKTEGRSPVASSRK, encoded by the coding sequence ATGACCCCCGGACGCATTCTCGTGGCCGACGACGAGGAGTCGATTCGCTTCGTCCTCGAAGAGGCGTTCCGGCAGGAGGGCTTCCGGGTCTCGACCGCGGCCGACGGCGAGGCGGCTCTGGCCGCCCTCCTGGCCGGAGAAGCGGACGCGGCCTTCGTGGACATCCGGATGCCCGGGCTCGACGGGCTCGAACTCCTGCGCCGCCTCCGGGAAGCCGGACGCAGCCTGCCCGTCGTCGTCATCACGGCGCAGGACACGATGGAGAACGCCGTCGAGGCGATGAAGCAGGGGGCCTACGACTACCTGACGAAGCCCTTCGACCTGGAAAAGGTCTGCGCCCTCGCCCGCAGGGCCCTCGAAGTGCGCCATCTCGCGCGAGACCTCGAACGCCTGGAACGCGAGATGCGGACCCGATTTTCCCTCGGGGTGGGCATCGTGGGACGTTCGTCCGCCATGCAGGAAATCTACAAGGCCATCGGCCGGCTCGCCTCGACCGACGTCACCGTGCTTTTGCAGGGAGAAAGCGGTACCGGCAAGGAGCTCGTCGCCAAGGCCATCCACTACCACTCGCGACGCTGGAGCGGGCCTTTCGTACCCGTCAACTGCGCGGCCGTACCCCGCGAGCTCCTCGAGAGCGAGCTTTTCGGCCACGAAAAAGGCGCCTTCACGGGAGCCCTGGAAACGCGCGTCGGGAAGTTCGAGCAGGCACAGGGTGGGACCCTTTTTCTCGACGAGATCGGGGAAATGCCCCTCGAGCTACAGACGAAGCTCCTCCGCGTGCTCGAGGACCGGGAGGTCTGGAGGGTGGGAGGACGGGCACCGGTTTCCGTCGACTGCCGGATCGTGGCCGCGACGAACCTCGACCTCGAGAAAGCCGTCGCTGCGGGGAGGTTCCGGGCCGACCTCTACTACCGGTTGAACGTCGTACCGCTCAAGCTTCCGCCGCTCCGCGAACGGAGGGAGGACATCCCCGAGCTCGTCCGCTACTTCGTCGAAAAGGTCAACCGGGAGCTGGGGCTCGGCGTGCGCGGCGTGTCCGAGAGCGCGATCCGCCGACTCCGCGCTCGGCCTTGGCCGGGCAACGTCCGGGAGCTCGAGAACACGATCGTCCGGGCCGCCGTGCTCGCGCCGGGCCGAACGCTGACCGACGAGGACTTCGGCTTCGCCGAAGCTCCCAGGCCCGACTACCGCGACGTTCCGCTGGACGAGGTTCTGCGCGCGCGTTTCGACGCGTTGCTCGAGAAGGCCGAACGGGGCGAGCTCGAAGACACCTACCGCCACGTCCTCCACGGGATCGAAAAACCCCTGCTCGCCCGCGCGCTGGAACGCACCGGCGGGAACCAGCTCCGGGCGGCCGCGCTGCTCGGTCTGAACCGCAACACGCTGCGGAAAAAAATGGTGGAACTGGGCCTCGCGACGCAGGAAAAGACGGAAGGCCGGTCGCCCGTGGCCTCCTCCCGGAAATGA
- the thiE gene encoding thiamine-phosphate synthase, whose protein sequence is MTARPFRFPQPLYPILDPSWTKGDFLDFAERVLRAGTALVQLRVKGASTREFLELARELRRRTRERGVLLVVNDRVDVALAAGADGVHLGQRDLPPEEARRLLGPSAVVGWSTHCVEEIERANHRSHLLDYVSFGPVFPTSTKSDAEAPKGLEALREACRKSRLPVVAVGGISLDRIPCVLEAGARAAAVISALSLHPAPEEALSRVLGGPVLATRPSTREG, encoded by the coding sequence ATGACGGCGCGCCCGTTCCGTTTTCCCCAGCCCCTCTATCCCATTCTCGACCCTTCCTGGACGAAAGGAGACTTTCTCGACTTCGCCGAGCGTGTCCTGCGGGCAGGGACGGCCCTCGTCCAGCTCCGCGTCAAAGGAGCGTCCACGCGCGAGTTCCTGGAACTGGCCCGCGAGTTGCGCCGGCGCACGCGGGAGCGCGGCGTGCTCCTCGTGGTGAACGACAGGGTCGACGTCGCGCTCGCCGCCGGAGCGGACGGCGTGCACCTCGGACAGCGCGACCTTCCGCCGGAAGAGGCGCGAAGACTTCTCGGTCCCTCGGCCGTCGTAGGATGGTCCACCCACTGCGTCGAGGAGATCGAGCGAGCGAACCACCGCTCCCACCTGCTCGACTACGTGAGCTTCGGACCCGTCTTCCCGACGAGCACGAAGAGCGACGCGGAAGCGCCGAAAGGCCTCGAGGCGCTCCGAGAAGCTTGCCGGAAAAGTCGCCTTCCCGTGGTGGCCGTGGGGGGCATTTCGCTCGACCGCATCCCGTGCGTCCTCGAAGCCGGAGCCCGTGCCGCGGCCGTCATCTCGGCTCTTTCGCTTCACCCGGCTCCCGAGGAAGCCCTCTCCCGTGTCCTCGGGGGGCCGGTCCTGGCCACCCGACCGTCGACACGGGAAGGCTAG